In Pithys albifrons albifrons isolate INPA30051 chromosome 6, PitAlb_v1, whole genome shotgun sequence, a single genomic region encodes these proteins:
- the EXOC3L4 gene encoding exocyst complex component 3-like protein 4, which produces MELDRRSMTSESASLMSSAGEEKMDVTSELTSPASHSRDSGFFEKSIRMLSIRRSKQSPNKESGKEDTGTWKRKRFLRSFKSYEENKTTICNGVEKTGENKEPEPIQGKPLSVMEINELIQKRQLLEAFASTKLLEDETISEWDAEKYKDNPQEFVRKSKDVDLLYNSISNAIQSIVEGTLEHPTVEGTMLTSMVTLIAREEAAHPDTDNATHPGSDLLGRPRKWRETWKEAINESAKKRVLKAPMASKEEESSWLDLHLNFLQKNLREDLLKIKLSVKKCYPEEYQVCDTYVEAFHKAIASHLQHLCQETLDFNELYTLLTWVANTYHSELFLGHPDLKPEVKTENLSLLLTPADWDKLKNDYIASAKEKIKSYFGNILRLEVTEKWEKEVHSEVKENLYHASLSFDIQTIIGEHTKLSGAISRSLETKMLELCVTELLEFIPRFEKEFTAWSTAQDSPIFAPYFVAYINSFHDLMSGLETEFKVNTEELQKILVALTRNFTNIFLTKLRKKAQPLLKKILTKDWILDTERPDSLASAVSQFSEHLRYMREPMGQELLREIHRYVVKEYITQVIKHRWRMNRETRQEVSKKMDLEFTILHNMLIDQGSDSHWLKPAIRHISRIIGEKKKDKIKVYVKKLCQNYPDIRKDHILAILARRGLGRTRRAAIFRQVCHVLESSDRGEGNTLFAEIDVPVVISCF; this is translated from the exons ATGGAGTTAGACCGAAGGAGTATGACCTCAGAATCAGCCTCTCtgatgagcagtgctggggaggaaaAGATGGATGTTACTTCTGAACTGACCAGCCCAGCTtcacacagcagggacagtgggTTCTTTGAAAAAAGTATAAGAATGTTAAGCATCCGGAGATCAAAACAAAGTCCAAACAAAGAGAGTGGAAAGGAAGATACTGgcacttggaaaagaaaaagatttttacGATCATTCAAGAGctatgaggaaaacaaaaccacgATCTGTAATGGTGTGGAGAAGACAGGTGAAAATAAAGAACCAGAGCCTATTCAAGGAAAACCTCTTTCAG TAATGGAAATCAATGAACTTATTCAGAAAAGACAGCTTTTGGAAGCATTTGCAAGTACCAAGTTATTGGAAGATGAGACTATCTCTGAATGGGATGCTGAGAAATACAAAGATAACCCCCAGGAGTTTGTACGGAAATCCAAGGATGTGGACTTGCTCTATAACTCCATCTCAAATGCTATCCAGTCCATAGTGGAGGGAACACTGGAGCATCCCACTGTAGAGGGTACCATGCTGACCTCCATGGTGACTTTAATAGCCCGTGAAGAAGCAGCTCATCCTGACACAGACAATGCTACTCATCCTGGGTCAGACTTGCTTGGCAGACCCAGAAAGTGGAGGGAGACGTGGAAGGAAGCTATCAATGAGAGTGCTAAGAAAAGAGTCCTGAAGGCACCCATGGCatcaaaggaagaagaaagttcTTGGCTTGATCTCCACTTAAATTTCCTCCAGAAAAACCTGAGGGAAGATTTACTGAAAATCAAGTTATCAGTAAAAAAGTGCTACCCCGAGGAGTACCAGGTGTGTGACACATATGTGGAGGCTTTTCATAAAGCCATTGCCTCACATTTGCAACACCTCTGCCAGGAAACACTGGATTTCAATGAGCTCTACACCTTGCTCACCTGGGTGGCCAACACCTATCACAG TGAACTCTTTTTGGGTCACCCCGATCTCAAACCAGAGGTTAAGACAGAAAACCTGTCCCTGCTGTTAACACCAGCTGATTGGGATAAACTGAAAAATGACTACATTGCTTCGGCAAAG GAGAAAATCAAAAGTTATTTTGGAAACATCCTGAGACTAGAGGTCACAGAGAAGTGGGAGAAGGAAGTTCATTCAGAAGTGAAGGAAAACCTCTACCATGCTTCGCTCTCCTTTGATATTCAAACG ATCATTGGGGAGCACACGAAGTTATCTGGAGCTATCAGCAGAAGCCTGGAAACAAAAATGCTTGAgctgtgtgtgacagagctTCTTGAATTCATACCAAG GTTTGAGAAGGAGTTCACAGCATGGAGCACTGCCCAGGACAGCCCCATCTTTGCACCTTATTTTGTTGCCTACATCAACAGCTTCCATGACCTGAT gTCAGGGTTAGAAACAGAGTTTAAAGTCAACACTGAGGAACTGCAGAAGATTTTGGTGGCTCTGACAAGGaacttcacaaatatttttctaaccaaattaagaaaaaaagcacag CCACTCCTTAAGAAAATCTTGACCAAGGACTGGATTTTGGACACGGAAAGGCCGGACTCGCTGGCGTCAGCAGTCTCACAGTTCTCCGAGCACCTGCGGTACATGAGGGAGCCCATGGGGCAG gaGCTTCTACGGGAAATACATAGATATGTGGTGAAGGAATACATCACACAGGTGATCAAACACAGATGGAGAATGAACAGGGAAACACGACAAGAAGTGAGCAAAAAGATGGACCTGGAATTCACAATCCTTCATAATATGCTCATTGATCAG GGTTCTGACTCCCACTGGCTCAAGCCTGCCATACGCCACATTTCCAGGATCattggagagaagaaaaaggacaaGATCAAGGTGTATGTCAAGAAGCTGTGTCAGAATTATCCAGATATCCG GAAGGACCACATCCTGGCCATCCTTGCACGCCGGGGGCTGGGGCGCACCAGAAGAGCAGCAATTTTTCGGCAGGTCTGCCATGTGCTGGAAAGCTCTGACAGAGGAGAGGGCAACACGCTCTTCGCTGAAATTGATGTTCCGGTGGTCATAAGCTGCTTCTGA